The genomic interval TTGACTTGGAATGTGTCATATACTTATTTTACTGGTTGGATCCACATTTTAAATGAGGATTTTACCTGGAGAACAGATGTTAGATTAAGGAAAATTAAAAGGATTTGGCTTTAGGGAACCTCAGTGAAAGCATAAAAGAGCTGTCGGAAAATACAAATGATACAGAGCAGAAATACACAGTATGAAAACAATTTAGGCATCTTTTCTAAAGTATTGATTGATATAAGACAGTGTCATGAAATATGTAGTAGTTTAACAGTGGTGCCTCTTTGTCCTCTGCAGGGATCTATCACTGCTACTGGGAGTACGAtaagcacaaaaaaaactctGCCACCATCACCGATCTGGGCTTCACCACCAACTTCAACTCTTATCTTCAGGTTCAGGAGACCTGGCTGGCCTTCTGTGAGTTTCTTCTTCatcttattttactttgcaacatACATACACAGCAAAGACAACAGTGCAATAACCTAACAAGACACCCTAAGCAACATTTACAAATATCTACTATCTTTGTCAGCTTTTTCTGACTTTGTTATCATCTAATGTAGTAAGATCTGATGAGCTCAGAGTCTAAACATAAGCAGACCCTCAAGATAAATACAAAGTAAATGTAATGCTCATTAATTCTCAGTGAGAGAGAATGAGTTAGCCAAAAAAGCTAAACAATGAGAATATTATTGTGTTTAcccatgtaaataaaataaaatagttaaaTCACATTATTTCTCAATCATCTTGTGAAATGCTTATCATTTCATATGAACTCTCATCCCTTGCTTTTTCAGTGATAATTCTATCTATAGTGGAGGCCATTCTTCTTCTGATGCTGATCTTCCTGCGGAACAGAATCCGGATCGCCATCGCACTAATTCAGGAGTCCAGCAAGTGAGTAAACCCCTCATATGAGTTCCATCGTCTTACTATTAGCTAGTTTTAAAGTGAATTTTATTTGACAGGATCTTCAGCTGGCCCTCTGGAGGAGTGTAACCtcatgttgtgtctgtctttcagAGCTGTCGGCCACATTATGTCTGCTTTGCTGTTCCCCCTCATCACTTTTGCTCTCCTACTGGTGTGTGTGGCTTACTGGGGCACCACTGCTTTGTATTCTTCACTAATGGGTTTGCACTGATGTGTGTTTCAATTGGACAGATGCTGTATCAAGCAATGGAACGTTTACAAAGTTTCAGTTTTTTCCTTAAAGTGATTTACACAGATATTTGGCCACATCAGGAAATCCTATTTACAAAGTCGTGGCTCTCAACTCGACCAACGGTGACTGTAAGAACGTCAATGGCACCGTCGATTGTGACCCTACGGTCAGTCCAAACTCACTTTCAACTGCTCTCAAGACTGTTAAGATGTTTGTGCAGAAATGTGATATTAATGATATTGACCATAGTTAAGGTTCACTAGTAATCACATTTGGAGTACATGTGCTCAATTTTGGTTTACTACTCTTCGAGTCATTACTAATGAAGCAAATAGGGTCATTTATCGTACTAAAAGaccaaatttaaataaagaggAAGGGCTTATAACCAAATTCAgcaccctgattggttgtaatattacTAGTTATAGGGACACTTTTTGCTTCACCTCATACACGAGTAAACCACAATTGAGTACATGTACGCCAAATCTGAGCACTAGTAGAGCTTATTGATATCACTGATAACACATTCATGCACAGGCAGCTTTCCATACAATATGCCTCACTAtggccttacctttgtttttttggcGTTTTAAATTATTTCGCCCTTTTTTATATCTTACGAAAGGTatgtctgttttttggagtttaaacattttttgcccttttttattctttactatagccttacctctgtttttttggtgttttattttcattttttttttgcccttttttatgccttactatagccttacctctcttTTTTGCCGCTTGAAAATTTTTCGTCCTtttatatgccttactatagcctgacctccatttttggcgtttgaaatttttttgccctcttgtatgccttactataccttacctccttttctttatttattggcatttgaatattttttcacCTTGGTATCATGCCTTGCCTCTGTTTTTTGGCGTTGTAAAGTGTTTCGCCcttctttatgccttactatagttttACTTCCGTTTTTTTTGGcgtttcaaattattttttcttttttataccTTACGCCTTACCTCCgctttttggtgtttgaaattttgtcacccttttttatgccttattaaaGCCTTACCTACATTTTtagcattttaaattttttgccctttttatgccttaccttcattttttggcgtttgaacattttcaccttttttcatgccttgcctctgtttttttggcattttaaaatttttcgccctttttcatgccttattaaaGCCGTACCTACATTTTTAgcgttttaaatgtttgttttgcccttttttatgccttactgtagccttactgCTGTTTTTTGGCATTCTAAatcattttgctctttttcatgccttactatatttttaccccagttttttggcatttgacaTTTTTCCACCCTTTATTTTTCCCTTATCTACTTCTTTTAGAGGTTCAACTCCTCGGATTACCCAGAATGCCCCTCAGCCAGCTGCATCTTCATCAAATACAACAACGAAGGCCTGTTCCAGAGGAATCTGTTCAACCTGCAGATCTACAACGCGGTGGCGTTTCTCTGGTGTGTGAACTTTGTCATCGCTCTGGGTCAGTGCACGCTGGCTGGAGCCTTCGCCTCCTACTACTGGGCCTTCAACAAACCTGCTGACATCCCATACTTCCCAGTGTGCGGCGCATTCATCCGCTCACTCAGGTCAGTCACATAGAACATTGTTGTTGTTAAAGAGGAAGTTAAACATTTAACATCCCATGAAAAAAAGGAGTGGGTTTTATTATGCGCCTCATTGGTTACCATTAGGTTTTAATAGGGTTTAAAGTCCTAAAacattcataaaaacaaaacataaaaacattatcATTCACCTTCCTAAAAATGTATTAGTCAGTTTTAAGTTGAAATAGAAAATGGCAAATTACAGGCAATCTGCAGTTCAACATTTGTCCCCCAGAGGGCGTAGTACACCTGAAAATAGCATTGAAAGCAAATTCTAACAGATGAAGAAATCTGATTAAAATATTCCCATGAATAATTCTAATTGATTTACCAtcatatgttttgtttgttttcaatcTCAGGTACCATGTGGGCTCGTTGGCCTTTGGGGCTTTGATCCTGACCCTGGTGCAGATCATCAGGATTATTCTGGAGTACATTGACAGCAAACTGAATTGTAAGgctgctatgctaactgctaacAACAGGGTGAACCCTAACAGGCATTTACAAACACATTAGAGGAGAATACTAAAGAACGTTTGATGCTTAGAGACGTGGTTTATTGGTTTCaaacattttctctctctctctctcgtacaGCGGCTGAAAATGGACTGGCCCGTTGCATCATGTGCTGCCTTAAATGTTGCTTCTGGTGTCTGGAGAAGTTTGTGAAGTTCATCAACAGGAATGCTTACATTATGGTGAGACGGGGCAGATTGTCACAGGTTACTTGTCTTTAAAAGATgatactttattttatcccacagtcggGAAATTCACATGTTACAgcagccaaaaacacaaagagcaAGAAAGCGATaacagtacagaaaaaaatataaataagtgGTAGTGTGGGTTTTACAATGGGAAATGAGTaatattgcacttttttttgtttgttaataatgAGAAAAACCTTTGCCGTTCTGAGGACAAATAAGGAAAATTAATGATTTTTAGCTTTCACATCAGTTGATCACATTCACTGACCCATAGTAAGCCTATCTTACAGATGCTACACACAGAACGCACAGAATGACTTTTACGTAAAGTGTTACTGAAAATGTGATTAAGCATTGTAAAGGTACTTATTCTATATAATATCATAATAACTAAACAGTGCTTAattgaagtttattttttgtttgaacagTGTTTGAAATgaattgttatgtttttttctcaggTTGCCATCTACGGGAAAAACTTCTGTGTCTCAGCTAAGAACGCGTTCAGCCTGCTGATGAGGAACGTGCTAAGGTTTGTGCTGCAGCCTCGTCACATCATGAATCCACCTCCATCTGTaatctgtacgtgtgtgtgtgtgtgtgtgtgtgtgtgtgtgtgcgcgctctcAGGGTCGTGGTGCTGGACAAAGTCACCGACCTGCTGCTGTTCTTTGGGAAGCTCCTGGTTGTTGGAGGAGTGGGTACGAGTCTAGGATTAAGTTTGAGTTTTTAATCTTTAAGAAAGGAGTTTATTAGCTCTGGTATTCTGTCTTCTTCTCAGGTGTCttgtccttcttcttcttctctggacGAATTCGCATAGATCAATCCACCTTTCACTCCGAAAACCTCAACTACTACTGGATGCCCATCATTGTGAGTCGCTGTCGCACTCAGACGTCTGAATGTGCGTTCGTTTTTGACTCTATTTGATGTGTGTGGTTGCAGACGGTGGTGTTTGGGAGCTACCTCATAGCGCACGGGTTCTTCAGTGTGTACAACATGTGCGTGGACACGCTCTTCCTCTGCTTCTGTGAGTAATGACACTGAGTGTATGTTTAACTGGCAGCCGGTGGCCCCCAAAGCTAAGTCACGAAACACACTCCagaacaaatgacagaaaaatacacagaacaaaaaaacGAAATtgctcaaacacacaaaacggcaacaaaaactcacaaaatgacaccaaagacacacaagatgactacaaaaatataaaagtgatttacacaaatacacgacttcaaatgtataaatgtgattttttttttttaaaacacacaaaatgacaagaaaaatacactgacaCAAAAGATGACCAtaacaatgaacaaaaataacaaaaaaattactaatgactccaaaaatgaccacaaaaatacacaaagtgcctccaaagacaacaaaaaaaatacaaagtgatttaaaaaaatacaaagtgatttaaaaaaaatacacgaatacaaatacagaaacattgtgtaaaaaaacccaatagaaagcgactccaaagacacaagaaattccataaaaatacacaaaaaataacaaataaataacgaatgactccaaaaacacacaaaacgaccacaaaaatacacaaaatgtctccagaaatgcacacaaaaacaataagaaaaaacactacacacaagaagacaataaaaaccagacagaaaccctttgttctctccactattaatgctcagatcggccatttttgtagtaaatgtggccctcaggtcagacaatcacatttttgtggcccccactgtgataacaATTCCTCTTCTATTCTGTAAAAGAATGCAAGTTTTCAGATTGTGAATGCTGAGTCGGCATGGTCAAAATGGTGACTCAGCATGCATTGGTACAAACATAGTGAGCAGCAGACAGAACGAACAGAAAGTAAAACCTGTCCATCGTTCCCACAGTGGAGGACTTGGAGCGAAATGATGGATCTGAACAGAAGCCGTATTTTATGTCTAAAAACCTGATGAACATCCTCAACAAGTCCAACAAAACGCCGAAGACGGGCAGTAAGAAGAAGTAGTGAAGACCTTCTTCTACCTTTTCCTCACTCAGGTCCAGGATTTCTCCTCAAAACGTCACAACTTTTCACTCAATGTTTCTATGACTGATTTTTCAAACGTTGCACtgttttttttgattgttttttttaacgtgtTGAGAGTATTGCCACCTGTACACAACAGGTAATTATGTTCAGGGTCTCAGAACGCATAATGTCACTGTTGTTCAAGCCAGGGGTGGACTGACCATCTGGCTTAACGAGCATCACCCCGGTGGGCCATCGAtacaaagtgggccggtccgctatgttttttttatgaacaagtggaggcagacacggtaacaggtggccaaaaaggTGACTataatgggccaaaagcagtcaagagtggccaaaaaaaatggtgaaataaaaaggaaccaggtggtatgtaatggtaaaGGGTCGCTCACGTggtcaaaatgtggcaaacaatagtgaaaaagggcaaaaatgtggaacaaaacgAGGCaaaattggggaaaaaaggaaacaagtggtatttattaaGCAAAGGCTGGCGTATtgagatgaaaagtggccaacaGAAAAATCAGAGAAAGCACAAAAATTtgatgtcaaaaagaacttgcaaaaatggacaagaaatgggaaaaaaagggatatttattggcaaaaagagctgaagtctgaaaaaagtgtacaaaagaagttgcaaaatggccaaaggaaatgggtcagaaggggttaaaaagtttcccccttttaaggttttctgggggaatattaattaaattcaaacctAAAAAAGCCACCTGTTGAGCATCGCTGACTTTCTATTAATGTAGTGCACTGGTCTGGACTGGAAATGCCTGAATTTTTAGTCCTAATCCACCACTGGTTTCAGCTAAAATACGTTAGTGCTGCTGATGTTTTTATGTAGATGGAGCATTTTGGTTTTTACGGGACTTCAACTGAATCAAACCAAATTGtttctttgtatattttcagatgtttgtaaaaaaaaaataagttttataAAGaagtatatattatattgtaagTGTATTGTTCTGAGAAATAAATCAGCCTTTTTGCCTTTACTCACACTTTGCTCCTCAGCTGAATGTGTCGACTGTTCACTCACTGTCTAGTTGATTGACCTTacgccaggggtgtcaaacatattttagttcaagggccaaacagaccagtttgatcttaagtgggctgcaaaacgagcaatttcaacattattctgccccataaatatatgtaaagtatTGGAActtacagacaatatccaatgtttacatttccttgagtttgtgaccaatttttgtcCAATTTAGGAAAcatttctggagtaattttaataaaattgcaggattcCAGAAAAGATAAACATTTCTATTAAAAATTACTGGCATCAGGTgataaaagcgtgggaaaaatgtgcactCATTAGTAAATATTGTGGATATTCATTGGTATTTCGAcatgttttctgtaattctgaCTTTATCCTGTGGGTCAAATTTAATGCTCTAAAGTGCTGGATTTGCCCCCCCCTGGCCTTGAATTCAACACATGCCAGAGAAGAACTTTTGGaagggatccagatcaatatacggattctggatcagtttaaaaaaaatccttctcATTATaggcaaaatttaaaaaaaatgtacattttggtTCATTTAatcagatctttttttttaaatttgactcAGTAAATCACATAATTCCATTCTATTGGTTCCTACAAGCCATTTAGAGACTTAAATTAATGCAACATACATACATGTGTGTTTTGGGACTGTGGgcgaaacacacacacacacaggtacagggagaacatgcaacacCCTCACAGAAAGATGTCAGGGTTCACTGTGGATTCAGGGCAACAGCTGCACCAAATACGTACATTAAATCTAACTTTTAGCAGCACTCGTGTAATTCTTTGTgtaataacagaaaacacaaaggCGGATATCCagtttaaatcaaattttaatatCCTTAGATCTCATTTGTTGTTGCACATCTGCACGATGAGTCCTAAAGATGAATGAGTTTAGTTATTGTGTCACTAAGCCTCATACAGATGCTGAGGTTTGCAAACCTCCATCAAAGCCTACAGATGTTAAAGGGACGGAGCACATACATCATTAGTCAGTAGTCAGAGTGAATAATAGCAAAACGTTTTTGTTATGTTGCATTGTGGGTAATTCAGGCGCCAGATTCTTTTGAAATCTTGTGCATGAGTCACAAACGAAACTATTTAAGAGGAAATAACTTTACCAGGTTTTTCACTTGGATTCTTTATTATTGGATCAGATTTTACAAAACATATGAGGTCAGTGCTCACGTTACGCTCGCCGCGCAAATAATCATCCAGtaagaaacacataaaaacaccattttacaataattatatgtacaaatatatattgtatgcatattcaaacacgcacacacacacgttgggGGAACACAATGTGACAAAAGTGTGTTATGTGCATTCGCTTTGGACGCTTTGTAGCATCCTTTGACATTTGTCTCTTCACAGCTTATAAATTCTGTTAATATTACTTTAAACCGGGGGGAAAAATAATGAATTCTGATCTGTGTGTATGATTTTTCGACAACAACCAACACAGGTAGTGGATAAGTGTTTCAACGGTAAGGTTTAGGACAGCCTCGCCTGCACAACGCTTCACAGTGCGATGgcagagtgcaaaaaaaaaaaaaagaagaatgcaTCCGACGGTTCGTTAAGCTTTGGGAGGTTTAAGAAGATTCTCGCCCctaaaaaccaaaccaaatctATGGAAAACTCTTTGGCCTCTGGAGAAAA from Gouania willdenowi chromosome 11, fGouWil2.1, whole genome shotgun sequence carries:
- the slc44a4 gene encoding choline transporter-like protein 4, whose amino-acid sequence is MGKKKDEEDSDNKFGEPAQFDPNFRGLIQKRGCTDIICCVLFFAVILGYIVVGILAWLYGDPRHILYPKNSTGSFCGSGENKDRPNLLYFDLLKCATAFNVMANVLNGIQCPTKQVCVEKCTSDFGAVMPHHYLDTVKPMTAFKQDLCVPSIDLVTTDLTVRQIVDQELCPFFYIPTTPVLGRCLPDFSFLEKIPSNFSEVPGLPSSVNTTADIIRNGTVDIVKGFNAKEIGVRIFEDFATSWPWILIGLLIAMLVSLLFLLLLRFIAPVMVWLLIIGVLGAGAYGIYHCYWEYDKHKKNSATITDLGFTTNFNSYLQVQETWLAFLIILSIVEAILLLMLIFLRNRIRIAIALIQESSKAVGHIMSALLFPLITFALLLVCVAYWGTTALYLATSGNPIYKVVALNSTNGDCKNVNGTVDCDPTRFNSSDYPECPSASCIFIKYNNEGLFQRNLFNLQIYNAVAFLWCVNFVIALGQCTLAGAFASYYWAFNKPADIPYFPVCGAFIRSLRYHVGSLAFGALILTLVQIIRIILEYIDSKLNSAENGLARCIMCCLKCCFWCLEKFVKFINRNAYIMVAIYGKNFCVSAKNAFSLLMRNVLRVVVLDKVTDLLLFFGKLLVVGGVGVLSFFFFSGRIRIDQSTFHSENLNYYWMPIITVVFGSYLIAHGFFSVYNMCVDTLFLCFLEDLERNDGSEQKPYFMSKNLMNILNKSNKTPKTGSKKK